In Sphingobacterium sp. R2, the genomic stretch CTGTAATGTCTTGATGAATGAAAAAGAACGTGATCTCTTTTACCAACCGGTTGCGATTTGGACACTGAAAACGACCTTCGCAGACAAAATGTGGTTTTGGCCAATCAGCCATACAGAACTTAAACGCAACAAGAATTTAACACAAAATCCTGGTTGGACTTATAATGATTAATCAATTATAAAATTTATGAAAAAGTCAGCTATACAGCTTTTGTTCCTGATGGTGTTATTCGCCTGCAACGCCTGCAACGACGAATGGAAAGAGGAGCAATTTGAACATTATGTCTCATTTAAGGCCCCTTTGGAAAGTGAGGGAGTCGCCAATATTTATGTCCGTTATAAAGACGGACAAAAAACTACGTTTTTACAGCCGCTGGAAGTGAGTGGATCGACAACAAACGATGGGGATCTTGACGTACGTGTAGGGGTGGATGCAGATACCCTGGGGATATTGAATTACCAACGTTTTCAGACCAGGCAAGACTTTTACTACAAACAGCTGGATAACAGCTATTTTTCTATTCCTCAGACAGTGAATATAAAATCGGGGGAAAATACAGCATTGATGGCTATTGATTTTTCGTTGAAAGGAATTGATATGGCCGAAAAGTGGGTGCTTCCGCTGACGATTTTGGAGGATCCTGCTGCTAAATACAAAATCAATCCCAGAAAACATTATAAAAAAGCATTACTACGTGTCAATCCATTTAACAATTATTCAGGAACGTACAGTGGGACAGCGTTAAAAGTTGTGATGGATGGGCATGAAAGTGAAACACCGATTGTGAAAAGTCAAATAAGAAGCTACGTGGTTGATGAAAATACCATTTTCTTTTATGCGGGGAATATTGATGAGGATCGTAAAGACAGAAAAAACTATAAAGTCTTTGCAACGTTTAATGAAACAGGCGGAGTGACCTTTAGAGCCGAAAACCCAAATATGAAGTTTGCTGTCAAAAAAGATGCGAGTTATACTATTTCGGAACAAATGGATGCTGTTCGTCCTTATTTATTACATCGTTATATTACTTTAAACAATGTCGACTATGAATTTACCGATTATACCTTAGTTTCTACTACAGCGATCAAATTCAAGGTCTCCGGGTCATTGATCCTTGAGCGGCAGTTAAATACACAGATTCCTGATGAGGATCAATCGATAGAATGGTAATTTCTACAAACCATTTTTGATGCTATTGGTTATATCTTGGATATAAAAATAGCATTATGATTGGTATAGTAGGTGGACTTGGTCCTTATAGCGGCCTAGATATTACAAAAAAAATTATTGATGAAACAGCGGCAAGATCCGACCAGGAGCACTTGCCGCTATTATTGTTCTCTTGTCCTCATTTGATCCCTGATCGGAAAGCGTATTTATTGGACACATCCAATGAAAATCCTGGAAAGGCCATCGCATCGGTGTTACGGAAATTGGAAATAGCGGGCGCGACCATAGCGGCAATTCCGTCAAATATCGTACATGCAGAGCCTATTTTTTCTT encodes the following:
- a CDS encoding DUF4973 domain-containing protein — its product is MKKSAIQLLFLMVLFACNACNDEWKEEQFEHYVSFKAPLESEGVANIYVRYKDGQKTTFLQPLEVSGSTTNDGDLDVRVGVDADTLGILNYQRFQTRQDFYYKQLDNSYFSIPQTVNIKSGENTALMAIDFSLKGIDMAEKWVLPLTILEDPAAKYKINPRKHYKKALLRVNPFNNYSGTYSGTALKVVMDGHESETPIVKSQIRSYVVDENTIFFYAGNIDEDRKDRKNYKVFATFNETGGVTFRAENPNMKFAVKKDASYTISEQMDAVRPYLLHRYITLNNVDYEFTDYTLVSTTAIKFKVSGSLILERQLNTQIPDEDQSIEW